CGCATCGGGTGCATTGATGTCGGCTGTGCCACTGACTCTGGTGACCGGCAGCATGGTCAACCACAGGCTGGAGTTGGTCGTGTAAGGCGAGGTGTCTGTTGCGGTATAGGCAATCTCGGGGATGGGGCCGAGATAGTTGGCGGCAGGCTTGAAGGTGTAGGCACCAGTGGACGCCAGATTGAATACGCCGACGCCTGCGATGGGAAAGTCGGTGCCGACGGTACCTGCCACTCCGCCGACCGTGAACGCTGTGACCGCCAATCCGGGGCCGGGATTGAGGTCGTTGCTCAGGACGTTGCCGGAGGCGGTCTGATTTTGCGTCACTCCATTAAAGTCGTTGAGTGCCACTTTGCGTTGATTGGCAGTGGTTGCGGCAACAGAAATGCTCGCTGTGGCTGTCGCAAGCGGCGTCGCGGTGGCATCGAAAACGGCAGGCAAACCCGGATTGAAGACCTCGATTTTCAGTACGTCGCTGCCGTTGTAGTAGATGTTGGGCGTGTAGACGAGATTCGTCAGCGCAGTATTGATTGCAGCAAAAGTGCCTTGGACAGTGATGGAGTCGATATTTGTGCTGGGCCCATGATTGAGCATAGGTCCGACGGGTGCGTTCGTCGCGGCGTCAAACAAAGTCCCCCCAGCCGCCGCCAGACCCGCTGTGGTACTGAGGTACACCGCACCATGGGTCACAGAAAGTCTGACCTTGAACGTCGAAGTTGAATCGGCGGGGGATGACGCCACCAGTTGAATGAAACTGGCGAAATTCAACTGCGTTCGCGTAGCGTTGGTGAGTGCCAGATTTTCGTTGACCGTCTGTGTGCCAGCCGGGATTGAGATGGTGGGCGCAGCAAACGCTGTTGAGCAAAGCCCTGCTGCAGTCAGAAAAATCGAGCCGGAAATCAGGCGCGCAACAACATGTTGGGCAAAAGGCGGCGGCAGCATGAAGTCTCCCAAAACTTGAAAATCAGATTCGGACACAAGCGAACATGCGCCGCGTTGGAGCGCATGTCAGCCCAGAGGAATGGACAACTGAACCAGTCGAACAGGCTGCGTGACGTTGTTGTTTTTTTCGGGCTTATCTTTGCAATTCATTTTTTGCACGATAGGGAGCGTCTGGATCACAGCTATTTCTGCATCGTTGCATCGTTTTGATGAATGCAATTGTTAAAACTTGTTAATACTGATGAAAAGCCGCGAGTAATAGAGAAAAGGGCACCGAAGTGCCCTTGATATGCTCAATTGATAACTGAGTTGACTGCTTCAATTCGCCGGAGCATGCGCCGGGTCCGACGCTTCGACCAGCGCTGATGGCGCTTGGGATGCCGCCATCCGCCCAAACTCCCCACTGCGCATGTCCTCCATCGCCTGAACGATTTCGGTCTGTGTGTTCATCACGAACGGACCGTAGCCGACCACAGGCTCGTCGATCGGCTCGCCTGCGAGCCACAGCAGGGTCACGTCGTTGTTGGCCTCCAGCGTCACGGTGTCGCCTTCGCGTTCCATGCGCACGAGTTGGCCTTCGCGGACGATTTCCTCGCCGTTGACCAGCAGCGTGCCGCGCAGCACCACCAGCGCCAGCGTGTGGCCGGAGACGGTGGGCAGTTCGGCTGTGGCACCTGCGTTCAGTCGCACGTCCCATACGTTGATGGGCGTGAAGGTGCGGGCAGGGCCCTTGCCTCCATCGAAGTCACCGGCAATCACGCGCACGCGGCCTGCGCCGTTGGGCAGATCGACGCTCGGGATGTCCTTGTTCAGCAGGTTCTGATAGCCGGGCGCGGCGCTCTTGTCCTTGGCGGGCAGGTTCACCCAGAGCTGCACCATTTCCAGCATGCCGCCGGTCTGGGTGAAGGCTTCGGAGTGGAACTCTTCGTGCAGGATGCCGGACGCGGCCGTCATCCACTGCACGTCGCCGGGGCCGATGGTGCCGCCTGCGCCGGTGGAGTCGCGGTGCGCCACTTCGCCTTCGTAGACGATGGTGACGGTCTCGAATCCACGGTGCGGATGCACGCCGACGCCGCGTGGCTTGTTGGCGGGGTCAAAGCGTTGCGGACCGGCATGGTCGAGCAGCAGGAACGGGCTCAGCGAGCGGCCGTGGTCGTTGTAGCTGAACAGCGAACGCACGGGAAAGCCGTTGCCCACCCAATGGCGGGCAGGGGCTTCGTGGACACCCAGTACTTTCTTCAGCATGACGTTTCTCCTTGGCGGGGCGCTCCTGTTTGATCGGAGCACCGTTGAACATGTTCATAGTATGGGGATGAAACAATGCGCTGAGTAGTGGGCGAAATTCAGCTTCAACGTTCTGTTTCTGGAACAATGAATGAAGCATGCAGGACCACCCCACCTGCGTGGGATTGCCGGAGTCGGGGAGTGCGGTGTACTGTGGGCATATTTCTGCATCGGCATTCGGAGAAATGGCAATGGTTCGCACGGAGAACGACTCGGCAGTGAACGGGGGCTGTCCCATGGCGGGGCGCTCGGCTGCGGAGCCTGCGTCCCGTCCGCAGGGCGCTTGGCCGCCCGGTCCCAGGGTCTGGCTGACCGGCTGGGGCTTGCTGCACCAGATGTCGGGCGATCCGCTCGGGCAGTTTCGGCGCTGGCATGCACAGTTCGGCGATCTGGTGCATCTGCACATCCGGCCACAGCATCTGGTGCTGGTAATGCATCCGTCGCTGGCGCGCGAGTTGCTGGTGAATCACCATGATCAACTGACGCGCTGGGAGCGTGCGCGTTCGGTGTTTGCGCAGATGCATGG
This genomic stretch from Diaphorobacter sp. HDW4B harbors:
- a CDS encoding pirin family protein, giving the protein MLKKVLGVHEAPARHWVGNGFPVRSLFSYNDHGRSLSPFLLLDHAGPQRFDPANKPRGVGVHPHRGFETVTIVYEGEVAHRDSTGAGGTIGPGDVQWMTAASGILHEEFHSEAFTQTGGMLEMVQLWVNLPAKDKSAAPGYQNLLNKDIPSVDLPNGAGRVRVIAGDFDGGKGPARTFTPINVWDVRLNAGATAELPTVSGHTLALVVLRGTLLVNGEEIVREGQLVRMEREGDTVTLEANNDVTLLWLAGEPIDEPVVGYGPFVMNTQTEIVQAMEDMRSGEFGRMAASQAPSALVEASDPAHAPAN
- a CDS encoding Ig-like domain-containing protein, coding for MSESDFQVLGDFMLPPPFAQHVVARLISGSIFLTAAGLCSTAFAAPTISIPAGTQTVNENLALTNATRTQLNFASFIQLVASSPADSTSTFKVRLSVTHGAVYLSTTAGLAAAGGTLFDAATNAPVGPMLNHGPSTNIDSITVQGTFAAINTALTNLVYTPNIYYNGSDVLKIEVFNPGLPAVFDATATPLATATASISVAATTANQRKVALNDFNGVTQNQTASGNVLSNDLNPGPGLAVTAFTVGGVAGTVGTDFPIAGVGVFNLASTGAYTFKPAANYLGPIPEIAYTATDTSPYTTNSSLWLTMLPVTRVSGTADINAPDASQAMKADTSGDGIIDEAEARAGVANYVNISTPNNLSLAGGTYTKDIDGVNIVPVTIRGLSTNNPGGGWLQPSLAAATSMMDYGEWGTNPSFGPLGPSFDFEMAFAKKTVARLSTLVAPPQHLPPMSTANRLAPKSSPSRPKGQQQDLTGSFPASTWTRPMTR